The genomic DNA ttcctaatcctaaccctctacccaatcccgacaatctaggcttgtttcagtgacttataacctgtagctctgataccaacctgtggcgccctccaaacctgggtcaaaagtttggggtccacaacacatatataaacctgtatatgagatactatttgcaatgaccctgctttacacaaccacggatcgtaacaggttaaagtatgaaaataagccacaaccttgacttttattacatcataccaaatcccaactaatttaacttacaactgataataaaattattcttacaatcttagtATCTCACTACcgccataagctcctgctagctcgatccaacaaAATTTGGAATCCCAGCTCGTATATTGAAatgggaaacctcgctatcaaccgtatccttcttaactgtagaatacataaaaagattcgcaagagtgagctaactagctcagcaagtcataatgacaataattgaggttaatcaatgatcaagcgaaatgattcagaggaatcaattttatttctaaataatcattagaattggatattcattttaagtttttaaaaccaaggttaggctgctgatcagtcacgcactaaccccgagcaaagcacacagcactgctctaactactggatccaaggcacacattggcctaacttgaccattgatatggtctaaccatgaatctggtccatacatataaaaaaaactatccaattctaaagcagttcaatatgataaataatataattcgatacaataaaatcataatcaatgatgattaaacacttgaataaaaatgtaagaaaactcatggatatcacaagggtatatcagggtatgtataagaaacggtttttaatccgtaaaggatcaggtattagacaaataatgatatttcaaggtatagttctctgatgttataaagaatggttggagtataaaagtttctgtgttttcaaacaattttgttccactgtttgatgtttggtagttatacatttggggagtagtatcatatttgtgtggtttggtgtctgaggatcaacaaaggatggtttacaaagaataaggcttacggctcaagatcaagaaaaatcagggtttaagggtaaatagtttaaagcacttgcaatataaaacaggagttattttgaataataatgacatgttatgaaatagttcgaaaatatttgcaatatatcttgaagaaaagttcggaagtacttgccttacagggttTTATAACTATTattgatcaattctgagccgactctgtcactcaggctttaacgtccaaccactagatcccattggattcgacttcgacactcagatttttttgttgaaactctactgagctcgtcgactgatcattaggttatccttagtccattatccactttcggttttccgactagaacctacagggtcgagatactctatgttagataccgagttatgcttgacatatcctcgctataacctacccatatgatagcatattccgactcgtaattattcatattataatattacagacaacaattagggttcacgttctcaaaatcAGTTCAGTGTTccttttcagaaaatacgtatactcgtgattttacgaaattagggttatcgagttttggacagaacgttcaccacaacatacaatctAGTTCGTATAAAttataagtatatatatttactcgacgtcccgataattatcggatacgttcccgtattttcgtagtttaatttcccgaaaatcgggcagcgtctccttcgtttatcggactacccgtcgaatacaatcaacgttaaaccaacaacaatcaagttcacaacaaccacaatccaaaaattcaaccaccaatttaactcaacaatcaatccaatcataATTCATTCACTAAATTACATACTTGactttaataaaaaatcaaattctcgtttcaaaaataattttacgaattaatttatttattttataaaaattaggactcggaataaattcatcaccgtccaccgtcggctcgccgaggctcatcgccgacggcgacaAAATTTATGGGTACCCGATAAATTATGGGTTTCTGACATAATTTCACCGATTACGAATTTAATTTTTCCGCACGAATATTCTTATCATGACTCTTATTCAATACTTTATCTGCAGAAACAATTACATTAAATCAGAATCATAGGATCACAGAACTGGAACTACACAGCAAGAACAACATAACCCGACAACATACACGCGCGGTACACGCATGCACTGCCCACACACAACAACAACACACACACTACACGTATATATATACTaccatatatatacatatatgtaagtACATAATCTGAAACAGGGTGGAAGTCGGAAGAACCTCCGGAAAACACCGGCTTAACTCACCGGTATAAAAGGCGAGGAAAACAGGGCACGGCGGAGGAGCAACAGAGGAATGAAATAAAAGAAAGAATCAGAGATACAGAGAGATAACTGCGTGTGCGAAATAATCGAGAGAGGGGAATATAGAAGAGAGGATGGACATGTGTGTGAGAATTGGAGGAAAAGGGAATGGAACCGCCGGGGAAAAGAAATGAGCAGAGGGGGGTAAGCACTGTGATGTTTATCTCCTCTCCttatattattattactattaatAATAGCTCAACACAGCTTGCCACGTATATAGACATAATAGGACTTAACCTGAAACAAACACGTGTCCTATTACTAACTACAGCCTGGTTTTTATTCTGCATTTCGACATATACGAATCAAGGTGCTCTTAAAATAGTTttagaaaattacgaaaatagtcgtaaaatatcataaatatcccaaagtaaataaaaacgtagtttttataattttaaaacaatttctcaAATGCCATTTATACTCGATTTTTGCAATTGAACGAATCGATGCgccggtgaaattaatcccgaaaatttccaaaataattttaaaattctcaaaatattccaaacttaaataaatgtaagtttcataatttttgaagaattttggaattaaatacagattttaccaCTAAACATAATCAGAAAaccatacagggttaaataattgataaaatattagtttctaaattttataaaatcctaaaaataattattataattataaaattataaaaacaattttagagacattccaagtatttatgcaaataaatttgcaccaagtccatttttgaaaatgaaaacaattcCATACGACTCCATAGTTAATCACACGAACACCCCGGTACATTATAAATCACACATcgataatcaaacaacacatagcggtcaaaaccaatacacatattttatttatttaataatttccataattacataattaaataattcaaaaatacacaagtcgttataatcgattaataccatgaagtacctaaatgggccagaTGATGGGTGTATAAGTCCACATATGTCCCCTTAGTTCCTTTCTAGAAAAGTTGGGCTTTCAAGCTGAACTTTAGTAGGGGATGGTCGAGTAATTAATTTTCCTAAAGAACATGATGAACATGGAAGGTCATTGTTGGAAagaactttaaaatctttaagAGGATGACTAGTAAGATTCTCTATAATACGACGCATCAGAGAGACGCCAGGATGACCTAATATTTACATCCAAAGTGTAAAAGATTTTGGATCTATGAGTTTGGAAGCAACGACATTGTGTGGCTCAATAGTTCtaattttcatcatatataatcctgaggaaagtgagtgaaacttttctaagattttcttgttGCTAGGATTAGCGGAAGTAATAAGAAGTTATTCTCTATTAGCCTCAGAGGTAGTTTCGATGTGAAAATTATTGAGTCGGATATAtttaaaactaagaagatttctagTAGACTTACTAGAATATAATGCATTTGAAATGTGTATATGGGTACCATTAGGTAGGACGaaactagcttttccaaaaccTTCGATTATATTAGATATGCCGGAAATCATTCCGACTTGAGCTTTAGTTTTGGTTATTTAGGTAAAATATTTTCGGTTctgtagaatcgtatgagttgtaccacaatcagcaatgcatatatcttcagaatccattctgtatattaagaaacataatttatttgataagaacaTAACACACTACATAGTTCAAACAAAATAAAGCACACAATACTCACTACTATAATAATTATATGAAACTAATCTTCAGCCTCCCATATGGGAGTTCTTTTAGGTTCATTCGGACCATTAATGTTTATTCCTCCAGTTTTGATTCTAGGGAAATCATCTATGTTATTGTTGGAGAAATTTGTTTTTACCATATTCTCTTTTGATTTTTGAGAAGATTGGTATAACTTAACAAGATGATCTGGGGTATGGAAATTACGTGTCCAGTGCCCATCCATGCCGCACCTATAGCAAACATTTTCAGTTTTTCCTCCTCGTGGTGCCTTTCTTTTACTCTGTGATTCAGATTGCCACTTCCGGTGACCAGAGTTGTTATATGGACGAAAATGCCCGTGGCTCCGACCTCGTCCACGGTACCGACCTTGACCCCGTCCACCTCTATACCCTTTTCCACGTACATTCTGCTGGAATGATATGTTATTTACTTCAGGTAATGGGGCAGATCCTGTTGGACGGGATTGATGATTCTTAATCACCAATTCATAATTCTGTTCAGCAACGAGGAGAGTTGATAGAAGATCCCCGAACTTAGTAAATTTGCGCTCCCTGTACATTTCTGCTAAGTTGATATTGTTGGGGTGAAAAGTTGATAGTattttatcgatttttctttTTTTCATAACTTTCTCACCACACATAATAAGCCTAGAACTTATTTTGAATAAAGCAGAGCTATATGCTCGAACACTCTTAAAATCCTAAAGTCTTAAATTAGCCCAATCATTTTCAGCTCCAGGTAGATAAACTAGTTTCTGGTGATCGAACCCATCCTTtagattttcccataaaataaaaggatcctcgacttctaagaactcagattttaaatcttcatgcatgtggtgtcgaaaaaaaattatagaggtaaagttttcttcagctgtggatttattttctgcctttattgtatcgcttaatttctttgaacccaagtgcaactttacatcttgtacccatgataaataattatcgCCAGAAATGTTCAAGGCAACGAACGACAAGCTTGTAATATTTGTCATACTAAATCTGAATTAACACGAaaaattatcaaattttaattcatcaatgtaaatattacataaaatcgTAGTTAATCTGGTGCGTTAACAAATACGCAATAATTaatgtatatatcattattatcattgatattataaataaatatatataaaatgacaaaTGGAATTTCACCCGCCATACGGAAGTCTGCATATGCAGGTTATCTCCGACCAATAATAAATTAAAGTGGACAATCCTGCATAAGTTAGTTATGGGAAAAAAGTTATTATCCCACAAGTatgcaatttataaattaagGTTCCCACTTTACTTCGGTATTACCCAAAATTAAATGGTACCATAAAATAATAGGCGGTGCTCCggccatatatatttaaattattagtagAGGGTGTAACCATGTCTACTTCggccatatatatataaattatatatagaGGGTGTAACTACGTCTactcatatatatgtatatttaaattaaaattataccttctcagtttcggcagggcttcgtgctgataacgtgttataAAATACTGGTTATAATAATAAAAGAGCTGTAAAAGAACTACTATATTTAACCGGAGAGAGAGCAATATGAGAAGCAGAAGGAGCAGAGAAAGAATGCTCGGTGGTTTTTCATTCACTGATTCAAGCTATATTTATAGCAAGTGAAATGGGACAtgtaattaattcaaattataaaaatttgaCACCTAAGTTTAGCCTTACTATTACATGTTTGACCATGTGACAATCAATTCACAATAAGTAGTAACTTGTTGGGATTCATTGACAGGGTAAATTCATAACTTCATTGACAGGGTAGATCTTCAAATCTGTAGGAGTCAAAATTGTTGTGATTTATCAATTATGAGAATCAATAGGTAGTTCAACTCTTAAATGAGAGTGCAGGGAATGAACAAGGCAAGACAGCTTCTCCTACTTCCAATGAACTAAACAAAGAGAGTAATCACTTCCTAGACAAACTTGGAGTACATGCTACAACTTTaaacttgtttaaaaaaccttATTAGGGGGGCGTTTGTAAGGTTCACGACAATGAGAATTAGAATAATGGTtatgataaaaataataataataataatttaaagaGTGTGTAGGGAATGATCCACCTCATTTAACTGAAATGAGGTTATCATTCCAGAAAATCAAAATGCTCATCAAGATGTTAACTGATATgccttaatattattaataattaagaCTAACTTTGAGGAGGTGTTTTCTTTACTTAATTTTCCCACCTCTTTAAATGAGGTTGTTGtctttgaaaggcatatggcatagcctatttgtatattcgaggatttaactcaactcaaataagaatgtataagtaaatagtggatctatcgtcagagagatctcacaaagtaacatctgtcaaagggttaagaaacattattcatctacagacttaaagacttaattcactggaagaagctcaagaaattgatcaagcctcagtgatataaatcaagattgtggatttaatcaagtgacagagatctcgttagggtatcaattaattgcaaggatttagtctgaagaaaatcaagagtatcaaggtcaaggcttgaagaaacatcacgaaagttagtcactcatgaaccagacagtacatcgagtgtcaacattgaagtggtggaattgattcataattgacagtaattttcagaagattttcagaagaatggttgctgctcaagattagtattaattctctattaattaattaagtcatataatttaattaagaaaataaattatatctgcaaagattaatttattgattaattgaattaattgattaattaattcagaattaatattaaggattttcagaattgttattagattaaaatctattaataattcagtaagacaatatgatttgaactactatgacaatcggtatgacaattgatagtcataccgaaagtcttgctagttcattctgattgtcttgctagctattgggattgtcttgctagttcaaaaggatagtctcaccgaaagtccttccagttcaaatggattgtcatgccagttcatttgattgtcttgccgaaagtcttgctgattcaacaggactgttttgtttacttaaacaacagaaagcagaagacattcattcaTTCAATCAAAAAAAACAGAGTACACAAGTCAAGAACagagcagaaacaaaagcaaattatttcatttttcatctgctttattcatgatcaaaattctagattgtaaagttaaatccaaaccactagaattatttatcttgttcttgtgtaacaatctagcggattaaaatccctagaacttaatctcaaatcgcatttagcatttgatcttttaattgcaaaaatagaaaaagttcatgtcgaatttattctagatttgtaattattgatttgagattaatcccttgtaaccgataccgtagttgtaacacctttcaagtttaataaaagttttatttaacttgaattttgtttcacctttttattccgcattttattcgattaaacggtattgtttgcattcaaccccccttctacaaacaaattgggacctaataattggtatccgagccttctgattaacgtacaaatctagatcctagacttttgtgtttctttcactccttgaattttttattcactcaaaaaattcataatgactacacaaaaagttggaaccgttaaaattccacttttcgataaagaaaattatgttatgtggaagaagaagatgctactatttttacaagttgctaatcccaaatatctgcaagtgttaaagaagggtccaaaaattcctatggttattgaaccagaggtaatagaaaatgatgtggtgatcatcaaagcgagaacttatgtgaaagatcctgaggatttctctcctgctgaaatagaagaagcctccctggatgctagccttcaattaattttagtagattcccttaatcccttgatgaatagacatgtgatgaattgtaaagattccaaacatatctgggaaactattgaggttattaatgaaggcacagaggaagttagggagaacaagttagaaatcctaacctctgagtatgaatactttaaatccattccaggagaaggaatcactgaagtgtttgagaggtacaatgcattgatcaacaacctgaacattaatggtaaatactattccatcagggaggtcaacaaaaagttccttttaacactgctaactcatctcgaacatagaatcactgccataagagaagcaagagatctgagtgagatttctttggaaaggctctatggtgtgttaaagacttatgagttggagcagattcagccagaaggaagtttacgggaaaggaagagtggtcagagcagctgatgaacaacaacaacaaccacaatatcaacaacaatctcaacagtcagaaataatggtacagtcttccaaggttgaagaaaatgtgatagtagcagaatttgatcctcctactacaaatcaatcaggagatgattattattccttggaagaactggagcaattggaggatgagtcaatggcccttattgtcaagagattctcaaatgtcagattcaaaaggaatcctaagttcaagtacaagtccaactacaacagattcttgaacggtggatcttcatcctctaacaccagcagtggtgggtataaaacatggatggttgatcgaagcaccattcgatgcttcaactacaatgagttgggacactttgccacagaatacaggaagccaaaacaagttaggaagaactcttacgattctaatcagaagagtaaatctgaaagggcttacctggcaaagggaagaagctgggatgatactgacagtgaagatgaagaagttgggaatcttgctctcatggctagtgatgcaaacacctcatcgtcaagaaaagaggtaaaatttactgatgctaaattagtttatcatctaggaggttccttagattgtgctcgtcgtgataatgaattgttaaatcaacaaatcaaagaccttgagaaagaggtcaatgaattaagacttgtgcacattattcaagataaattaaaagaacaagtatcttttctagagaatagagttgactattatagacaacttgaaactattctcaaagacaagatcaccggtcttgaggctaaggttaaagcttactttaattcttgttcgaagtccaaaaagttttacaataagcaagctgttaatcaaacatctggaataggttatgattacaatgctgctattggaaaattaggcataaactcccctcctcatgtatgtgctaaaggcagggaagtaccacatgtgcttatgggtgttgatgaacccctctataaagaatcaattattgaaccatttgatgagacctcatttattattcaagaagaaatccgtgctgaagataatgctaatgagaaagctgtctcggagtcaagtgtgtcaaaagttccagtcaaggttgtgaaagcaactgagactaactcagacacacatgagttagataacacaaatgccatgtctaccatgcataagttgcctattgttaatccctctcataaagcatgtggtgttcctgattgtatgtcttgtgcttttaatctgatgtatgcttattttaatggtaagcatgtttctaatgataagactactcctcgtcagcatgtaaataatagaaagcatgataggtctaagactgctagtcctcctaaagctagaaaggagacatttgtgcctaagcctaaacagaaatctgtcaaggctgttcacaaggtcaaatgtccagtcattgagaaagttgagaatattaaaattaagaatgttgttttgcctgataaaggtcaattttacaaatatgccggacccagccaagcttgggttccgaagaaggtctaatccatttgtattgcagggcattaaacaggtacaaccggtagtatggattcttgacagcggatcgtcaagacatatgaccggagatagagccctgctatcaaatgtggttgagaaagctggcccagtggttacctttggagataacagcaaaggtttaacggagggatatggctgtttgctagctggaaatgttatcattgaaaatgtgtatgttgggcaaggacttgaacacaatctgcttagcattagtcagttctgtgacaacggctacaatgttttatttgacaagctgaagtgtcagattctgcacaagaaaagtgaaaaaccctccttaatgggaatccggaaaggaaatctgttcgtagctgacatgaactctggaagcaatcctgaagtcaattgtttctatgcaaaggcatcgtcagatgagagttggctatggcacaagagactttctcatctcaatttcaaaacaatgaattctcttgtaaaaagagaattggtaagaggtctgcctcagctggaattctctccagaaggactatgtgaggcttgccagaaaggaaagtcaaagaaagcaagtcacagaggcactgacatatcttccataactggtgttctacaattattgcacatggatttatttggaccagttaatgtcctttcgatgtcaaagaagtgttactgtcttatgatagttgatgactattccaagtatacgtgggttttatttcttcactctaaggatgaaacaccacaagttgtgattgatcatatcaagatgattgagttagattctaatgtccctgttagagcaataaggtcagataatggaacagaattcaagaattcacttctcaatggattctgtacagacaaagggattaccatacaattttcagctcctagaacccctcagcaaaatggagtggtagaaaggaagaatcgtactttgattgaagctgcaagaacgatgttaagtgaatcaggtcttccaatgtacttttgggctgaagctgtcaatactgcatgtatactcagaatcgaactctaatcaacaaagacttcatgaaaactccttatgagattttgaatgaacagaaaccttctatcaaatactttcatgtatttggtgccagatgcttcgtgctcaaggatggagatgatcgtcgtggtaaattcgaggcaaaggcatatgagggtatttttgttggatatggaagaagatcatacagagtgtatatcattgatcaacacaaagtaactgaaagtgtcaatgttacatttgatgacactaaactccctagtatccaaactaaagatccttctgagaaactgaagtttgatgatatgtcgttttcagaatcagaacatggtcaagaacctgaggttgttgctggtgaagaacctgttaatcatgatgatactcaaggtaatagtgatggaaactttggcaacaatggagataccactgctactgacggagaatcttcaagtcaacatggcaacaactcagggggagatgctgaaggatcatctagtaggacacaacatcccaatgaatttcaaggcgaatcatcaagatcaaatcttccaagacagactgtctggaataaagctcatccttttgagttgattattggtgatccagatgttggagtcagaactagacgtgctactcaaaatgagtgtctgttctcaggatttctttctgagatggaacctaagaagattgaagaagtactaactgatccagattgggtgattgctatgcaagatgaactcaatcagtttgaaagtcaacaagtctggaaactggtacctagacctacacacaagaaagctgttggtactaggtgggtattcaggaataaactagatgaagatggtgtggttacaagaaacaaggcaagactggtagcaaaagggtattctcaagctgaaggcattgattatgatgaaacctatgctccagtggctagacttgaggccatcaggatatttctggcattcgcagcattctcaaactttaaagtttatcaaatggatgtcaagagcgcctttctgaatggaaagctggatgaagaggtatatgtagagcaacctcctggttttgaagatccagatcattttggattttttcttctttcttttcaaggctatctatgggctcaaacagtctccaagaaaatggtatgacactctctctgaatttcttattgaaaatagctttattagaggtgtcatagacaaaactctcttttctaaaaaacataagaatgatactatattagtccaagtctatgtggatgatataatatttgggtctactaatgataatctctgtaagagatttgctaagttaatgcacagcaaatttgaaatgagcatgatgggagagctgaagttctttcttggattacaagtaaatcaaaggttagatggaacatttatttgtcaatccaagtatctcaaggaactcctcaaaaagtataatccagaggattctgcatcagcaaggactccatcaactacagctgtcaagcttggaccatgtgaaaactccattaaggtagatgtcacaagctacagaggtatgattggctcgttactctatcttactgcaagtagaccagatattatgtatgctacatgcttatgtgcaaggttccaagcggatcctagagatattcatctcgttgctgttaaacgaatcttaagatatcttaagggaacaccaaatctaggtatttggtaccctaaagaatctagttttaaccttgttggatatacagattcagattatgcaggaagtgttgttgataggaaaagcacctcagggagttgtcaattcctaggtagcagactagtctcatggtacagcaagaaacaacaaacagtttccaactcaacggccgaggctgaatatattgctgctggaagctgctgtgctcagatcttgtggattaggaaccagctacgagactatggctctgtattgaacaaaattcctattttatgtgataatacaagtgcaatagccatcaccaacaaccctgtgtagcactcgaggacaaagcacattgacatcaggtatcattttattagagagcatgtcatgaatggtactgttgaactattttttgttccaacagaagaacaaatagcagatattttcactaaaccacttgatgaatccacatttaccagattagttggtaaattgggcatgttgaatagttttagtgattaatttagttaatatctgagatctgttcttgaatgaatttacaaatgaatttttcataaatgaaaaattcatttgcaaatttattttatcattttatcatatttcttgcttatttctatgtaatttctattatcttatcttatttatttactcaacttgttaattttaatgtctcagaatattttattttctctaaaaatatttttctatgaatttaatttgttaaaattcaaaagaaatctatttttg from Apium graveolens cultivar Ventura chromosome 5, ASM990537v1, whole genome shotgun sequence includes the following:
- the LOC141660437 gene encoding uncharacterized protein LOC141660437, with amino-acid sequence MYRERKFTKFGDLLSTLLVAEQNYELVIKNHQSRPTGSAPLPEVNNISFQQNVRGKGYRGGRGQGRYRGRGRSHGHFRPYNNSGHRKWQSESQSKRKAPRGGKTENVCYRCGMDGHWTRNFHTPDHLVKLYQSSQKSKENMVKTNFSNNNIDDFPRIKTGGININGPNEPKRTPIWEAED